The proteins below are encoded in one region of Rubripirellula reticaptiva:
- a CDS encoding response regulator, whose product MSKTINVMLVEDHPEYRDVIDLALKDEADIELINQVGSSERALRILQDRSQTTMPDLILLDLNLPGKSGLESLPTFRSISPSLKIIVLTQSNKEADVVRAIQLGASGYLLKSSTVDQILDAIRTVGNGGAVLGSGIAKYILNTLQTILPRDKLEDALSQRELEILALLGEGLVKKEIAYKLKISISTVATYIRRIYEKLDVQNAPAAITQAYRAGILPHEPNADSDY is encoded by the coding sequence ATGAGCAAGACAATCAATGTGATGCTAGTTGAAGACCACCCCGAGTATCGTGATGTCATCGACCTCGCACTTAAGGACGAGGCGGATATCGAACTAATCAACCAAGTCGGTTCGTCCGAGCGAGCTCTGCGCATCTTGCAAGATAGATCGCAGACAACGATGCCCGATCTGATCTTGCTTGACTTAAACTTGCCAGGAAAATCGGGCTTGGAATCCCTGCCGACTTTTCGTTCGATCAGTCCGAGTTTAAAGATCATTGTCCTAACCCAGTCCAACAAAGAAGCCGACGTGGTGCGTGCCATCCAATTGGGCGCATCTGGCTACCTGTTGAAGTCTTCCACGGTCGACCAAATTCTTGACGCGATCCGAACAGTGGGCAATGGTGGTGCCGTACTAGGCAGCGGCATCGCGAAGTACATTCTCAACACCCTGCAGACGATACTGCCGCGTGACAAATTAGAAGACGCACTCTCGCAACGCGAATTGGAAATCCTCGCATTGCTAGGTGAAGGTCTTGTTAAGAAAGAGATTGCTTACAAGTTGAAGATCAGCATCAGCACGGTTGCAACCTACATTCGCCGGATCTACGAGAAGCTGGATGTCCAAAACGCACCTGCTGCGATCACCCAAGCTTACCGCGCCGGCATCCTGCCCCACGAACCAAATGCCGACTCGGACTATTGA